The stretch of DNA TGCTCTCCTGCATGATGGCCACCCTGGGGCTGTGTCTGGCCGCCCTGGGGCTGAAGTGCACCCGCTGGGGGGGCAGCCACCGCGCCAAGGGGCACACGGCCATCGCGGCGGGCGCCTGCTTCGTGGTGTCCGGGGTGCTGTGTCTGGTGCCCGCCTCGTGGTTCACCAACGAGGTCATCACCAACTTCCTGGACGCCCGCGTGCCGGAGAGCAGCAAGTTCGAGCCCGGCGGCGCCGTCTACGTTGCCTTCGTGTCGGCCGGGTTCTTCCTGGCGTCCGGCGTGATTTTCTGCCTGTCGTGCCCGGGGAAGCGCCAGGGGCCCCTGGACTCGGGCTCCTCCCACCCCAGCAAGGCGCTCTCCAAGCCGCCGCCgtcgctgcagcagcagcaacccgAGCAGCAGCCATCGGTGGCGACGCCACACCGCGAGCAGGTGAGTCGCGAGCAGCAGACGCAGTCGCCCGACCAGTCGCACGCTCAGCCCCCGCCCCTGCCGCAGCCCAACGGCAACCGGGAGAAAGCCTCCGTCCCGGAGAAGCTGCTCCACGCCGACGAGGGGCCGCCCCCGTCGCCTCACCGGGCGCTGGACAAGCTGCACCAGGACAAGCTCGGCCAGGACCAGGAGCAGGGGTACTACTCGCCGTCCCGCTCCCGACCCCCGCCCCCCGACATCAAGAAGGGCTACAGCCTACAGGACTACGTGTAAACAGGGCTCTCTCCACACTGGCGGGGAGCCCTCGGACTgaacggaaaaaaaaagaaaaaaaaaaagaggcggagagagagaatggaagtgagggaaagagagaaagaaaggaaggaaagaaagaaaggaaagaaagatggGTAAGGTGCATTGTGTTTGGCTTGATGTTTCTCTTTGTAAGAGgacaaaaagagaggagaaggggggatagagagagctagaggcagaggtggtggtggtagaggaggtgttggaggagaaggaggaggagggtaatGACTTTGACGGcgttatctctctcactcatctgtTCTTTCTGCACAGCAAGCAGTGAGGAATGGAGCTGCTCCCATTATCTAGCAGCAGACAGATTGTGGATCCTGTGCTCGCAGAGTTAATAAAAGGTTTGCAGCTGTGGGCTTTGGACAAAGGGACAAATCAGGTAGTAACGATGAGGATAAAATGCACAAACGCAGCTTGAATTCTGCTTTatttgactaaaaaaaaaaataagattgaaataacaaaacaagGAAAACAGACCTAAGGACCGACGTGGAACACTTTACCTCACCAAAGCTTTAGATCAGCTAGACGTGAAGAAGAAGccgcacacattttcttcatCGTCATTGTTTTGACTATAGGAGCAGGAACACTTGACAGCATATGCaataatacttttttttttgccaggacATGATTACTAGTTATCTCTGCGCTTGGCTTAAAGGCTTGTGGAATGATTATTATTCAGCTAGCGCATGCTGTCTGTGTGCTACTTGCCACTTGCCTGCTAGATAATAATGACACGTTTACAGCTAAATGTAAGGCGTATTGCAGAGAATGTGCTTCAGACAATGTTTTGCTTAGTGCAGAGTAACGTTAAGAAAGGCTAGACAGATACTCTCGAAAAAGATGTCTATGTTTGTGGGTGAAGaaagcgtgagtgagtgagtgagtgagtgtgtgagtgtgtatgtatgtgtgtgtgtatgtgtgtgtgtgtgtgtgtgtgtgtgtgtgtgtgtgtgtgtgtgtgtgtgtgtttgtgtatgtgtgtgtgtgtgtgcgcgtgtgtgtgtgtccagactgtGTTTTCCGGCAGGTCATGGCAGGCAGAAACTCAGTGGGTTGTCGCCCATCTGAGATAATGATGCTCTTTGCTTTCCCATTAGGAGCTTGTCGCTTGGATGCACTCTGCTCATTTATGGTGGGAGAGCACATTCAGACACACCccctcctaaacacacacacacacacacacacacacaaacacactcacacaaacacacagagggacacaaaTGGAATCCCTCTGTCTTGTTCTAGCCGCGAGGGTAATAGGTTTTTGCACCCAATCATCTTTACGGCATGTGTCCGCTTGTCATTGCTGCAGGAGACACTGTGATAGACCTAACACAGAATCAACGCTAAGCTCTCATTGGCTGGTCCCttgcacacggacacacggggGGACAAAACCGGACAGAGGTGACCCCAGCTTCTGCAGCTGCTGAGCACAGAACACCCACCCTCCTTtagacaaaaaataaaacaaaacaaggctaCAACTGACTATCAAACCTACAAGGAAATGCTCAGAATAAAACATCATTCATCTGCAGCAATGTGACACCATGTCTGGAAAATATTTGCTTGCTGAGAGCGACATAGGACCTGGATATCGATCACAGTTTGCGGGCAATTCCCTGTCAGACGTTTTTCAGCAGGAATGACACTTTTCTGATGGGCCCTCATGGCTGAGGTAATGAGTCTGAAGCCGccatgttgctgctgctgctctttttGGTGAATGCTGCATGGCCCTGGTTGTCCCTgcaatttttttgttttgctttgtcgCTCGCTGCTTATTTGGTGTTGTTCAGCTGTTCCTCACATGTTTACACACTTGCCAGATTGAATTCTATTCTTTATGTCCTTGCCATTGGGAGATATTGCAACAATGACAAGGGCTTCATTTGGAGCCAGTGAGCAATGTAATTTTCTAAACCGGCTATTCCCAAAGAGAAGCCATAGTGATGGTAATTAAAGCTAATGTGAACACAGTTCATGAGAGGACGTTTTGGTTTAATACAATTCTGCTGGATTGATAAGTAAAATCCAACTAATGGGTCTTTTAAATTATCAGAATTTCTGGTTAAAAAGGGCCCTACGTATTTTTGTAGCTGGGGGGAAACAGAATATGaatgttacattttgttttcacacattttaatTAACTGTCTTGATACAAGACATTTTTTCCTTTCAAATTATTTTTCTCTGTGAAAGTATCAGGAGCCTGATAATCATGATTTTATGTGGTTATTAAACACTTAACCAATGAGGTACCCTTTAATGAATGAAGGCTGATTCATCAGATCATGGTGAAGTTGCGACCGTTCTTAAACCATTGCTTTGAATGCCGTCTCTATCTCAGCCTGAATGTCCATCCTGCTTCTAGTGACCCACAGCATCGTGAATTTTAGATGCCACTCTGCTCTGTCCTAGCTCAATAAAGCTAAACTTTGCCCAGCCAAAGgcttttgaataaaaaactcaCAGTAAGCAATCCACAGTCAGACGGAAAATATGTACAACTCCATCGTGTTCATTTTAGTTACTGAATACAAGACCTAAAGTTCCAGGAACTTTTCTTGAGTCAAACCATTCATTTGTGATTGCGATCAGAATGTTAAGTCGGCTGTATTATTCAATTTCAAAAAGTACTGCTTACAGTAGCCCTAAGGAGTTCAGCATGGCGGTTTGGAGCAGAGAGCATCCAAAAATGCAGCGTTGCGTGTCCTCAAAAGCAGGGTTTGAGAAAAACTGGGCCTTAGTAGCTCCTCTCGCGGGTTGGACTCTGATGCCGTCTCTTTCAGAGTTCAGACCCTCCTGCCAAAACCCACAGCAGTGTAACTAATGGCAGCACTGTCATGTGCAGAGAGCAGAACATTGCCCATGTGAGCTTACTATGTCACCTCATTAAAGCAAAAAGGCCTGTGCTGAACAAAACAACAGGATGTGTctctttaatgttttattttttaatctttctctcccacagaaaagaaaaagccCACAGTATTTTGTAAAACAAAACTGAGATATGTAGGCTAACTAAATATGTAAGGACATTTTTCTGACAAGACAAGAAAACATCACAAACTGACTACATTATCAAATATGTTATTCTCTGTTTAAAACATGTATTTCAAAGATCTTCCATTCTAAGGGGTAATCTGtaatgttgttgcttttttttaattctctGCACAACAAAGCCAAAGACATTAACATAACAACTCCATCTCCGCATCCACATCAAAGGGATTTACTTAAACTCTGCCTGAAATTAACCTCATTCACGGTACGCCTTTTGTAAAGTAGTGGTGTTAGCGGTGTGTCCGTGACTCGACTGCTAACACCCCAGCGATAATGCAGTGAGAGGGTTATGAGGTGTCTTATAGTCTGCTAGATGCGCCTGGAGTCAAGCTGGCCCAAATGAGGGTCTGCACAGCCCTTCTGTGGGGGTACCCAAGCGTCTAATCAGCTCCATTTACACAGCTGAACGCTCCATCACACACAAGAGCGACATGCTCACCTAACCCTGTGCTATTCAACGGTGCAGCagcatatacagtgcctatagaaagttatcatacccttttgaaatagttactttttttgtcttacagcctgaaatcaaaacccatttaaaaaaaaatcttttccagttttattaacaaatttagctgtacaacatcaaaataatgaaaaaaaagtaaacagttctgaaaattaataaaaaatgaaaaactagaataacagggttgggaaagtcatcatacccctgacttaatactttgtaaagcttccttttgctttcattacagccatcaatctgtttggatatgtctctattatagctttgcacacctagataggggaatatttgcccaattttccgtacagaaatgttaaaatttagtcaaattctatagggaatggcgatggactgctctcttcaagtcaatccacatattttctataggatttaagtcagggctctgactttgccactcaaggatattcaccatcctatccttaagccactgctttgttcttttggcagtatgtttaggattattgtcgtgttggaaggtgaatgacctccccatcctcagctgtctaggagagggacgcaggttttccttaagaatgtgggtgtacttggcagcatccattttcccttctatcctgaccaattgcccagttcccgctgaaaagaaacatccccacaacataatgttgcccccaccatgcttcacactaggtatggtgtgttttgggtggtgtactgtgttggttttcgccaaacattgcgcttggagttcagtgcaaaaacacatctggaatattctgctaccatgtggaaaaagcttatatggtcagatgagactaagatcgaactttttggagactaagattgaagtttttggactgagctccaggcgctaaccaaacacagtatacacacccaaacacacccaaaacacaccatacctactttgaagcatggtgggggcaacattatgttttggggatgtttctcttcagcggggactgggcaattggtcaggatagaagggaaaacggatgctgccaagtacaccaaaattcttgaggaaaacctgcgtccctctcctaaacagctgaggatggggaggtcattcgccttccaacacgacaaaaatcctaaacatactgccaaaagaacaaagcagtggcttaa from Sardina pilchardus chromosome 12, fSarPil1.1, whole genome shotgun sequence encodes:
- the LOC134098171 gene encoding claudin-20, with protein sequence MLSSALQILAFALALLGVFGATVATLLPNWKVSAEQGPNIITAISQMQGLWMDCTWWSTGVFSCTLKYSVLALPAYLQTARTTMVLSCMMATLGLCLAALGLKCTRWGGSHRAKGHTAIAAGACFVVSGVLCLVPASWFTNEVITNFLDARVPESSKFEPGGAVYVAFVSAGFFLASGVIFCLSCPGKRQGPLDSGSSHPSKALSKPPPSLQQQQPEQQPSVATPHREQVSREQQTQSPDQSHAQPPPLPQPNGNREKASVPEKLLHADEGPPPSPHRALDKLHQDKLGQDQEQGYYSPSRSRPPPPDIKKGYSLQDYV